The genomic window GTAGAATGTGCTAAACGAGAATTAGAAGAAGAAACGGGTCTAACTGCAAACAATTGGGATGAAATATTATATTATTATACTACTCCTGGATTTAGCAGTGAAATATTATACTTATATATGGCTACCGAGTTAACCCAAGGTGAATATAATCCAGATAAAGATGAATTCCTTGAGGTATTAAAAATACCTTTGGAAGAAGCTTATAGTGCCATATTCGAAGGTAAAATTACAGATGGGAAAAGTATTATAGGTATTCAGTATGCTTACAAAAAGCTAGAGAGGGGATAATTTTGCGCAATGTTTACGCTGATCTTCACATTCATATTGGAAGATCAAAGGGGAGACCAGTAAAAATTACTGCTTCAAGAAACTTAGAAGTAAAACCACTTATTTATAATGATGCTCCTAGAAAAGGCTTAGATATGATTGGGGTTGTAGATGCGGGGAGCCCTCTTGTTTCACAAGAAATACAAGAAATGATTAATAGTGGTGAATTAAATGAACACCCTCAAGGGGGTTTAAGAGCAAAGAATGGTGTATTATTAATTTTAGGCTGTGAAATAGAAACCAAAGAAGGGGTTCACTTAATTAGTTATTTACCATTTTTTAAAAATCTAATTGAATGGCAAAAATATATGCAAACTCGGGTTCGCAATTTAACTCTTTCTACTCAAAAAGCAAATATTACTTTTAAAGAATTAATAAATCTAGCCTTTATATGTGATGGGTTTGTATGTCCTGCACATGCTTTTACTCCTCACAAAGGAGTATATGGATTTTACACTGAAAATCTAACTAAAGAATTAGGCAAGGATATTAGTC from Candidatus Syntrophocurvum alkaliphilum includes these protein-coding regions:
- a CDS encoding NUDIX domain-containing protein gives rise to the protein MSLEEKTISTKEIFNGRIVSLRIDEVSLPDGNKSYREIVEHPGAVGVVAIDDENCIWMVKQFRKPVEKEMLEIPAGKLDAGEDTVECAKRELEEETGLTANNWDEILYYYTTPGFSSEILYLYMATELTQGEYNPDKDEFLEVLKIPLEEAYSAIFEGKITDGKSIIGIQYAYKKLERG